The uncultured Methanomethylovorans sp. genome contains a region encoding:
- a CDS encoding 50S ribosomal protein L18e: MGNKTQRKVTRKTNPRIPELISTLKEESRNNDVLIWRDIAKRLEKPSRKYAQVNLSKINRYAKEGEVVLIPGKVLGAGELNISVTIAALDFSGTAIDKINEIGGKYLTIEQVLEENPKGSKIRILQ, translated from the coding sequence ATGGGAAATAAGACACAAAGAAAAGTTACAAGAAAAACTAACCCCAGAATACCTGAACTGATATCCACTCTTAAAGAAGAGTCAAGGAATAATGATGTTCTTATCTGGAGAGACATTGCAAAGAGACTTGAGAAGCCAAGCCGTAAGTATGCTCAGGTTAATCTTAGTAAGATCAACAGATATGCAAAGGAAGGAGAAGTTGTACTTATACCCGGTAAAGTACTGGGTGCTGGTGAACTGAACATATCAGTGACAATTGCTGCACTTGATTTCAGTGGTACAGCTATTGACAAGATAAATGAGATCGGTGGCAAATACCTGACAATAGAGCAGGTCCTTGAAGAGAATCCAAAGGGTTCAAAAATAAGGATACTGCAGTAA
- a CDS encoding 30S ribosomal protein S9, protein MSNKVVNSSGKNKTAIARATIQKGVGRTRINKKPVEIYEPEFAKMKIYESLMLAGEIAEGIDIDVKVSGGGIIGQANAIRTAIARGIVEWANDTNLRDAYMTYDRNLLVNDSRQKETKKFGGPGARAKYQKSYR, encoded by the coding sequence ATGTCAAACAAAGTAGTAAATTCATCAGGTAAGAACAAAACCGCAATTGCCCGTGCTACTATCCAGAAAGGGGTAGGCAGAACTCGCATTAACAAGAAACCTGTCGAGATATATGAACCAGAATTCGCAAAGATGAAGATCTACGAATCCCTAATGCTTGCAGGAGAGATTGCAGAGGGAATAGATATCGATGTGAAAGTAAGTGGTGGGGGTATCATCGGACAGGCCAATGCTATAAGAACAGCGATTGCAAGAGGCATAGTTGAATGGGCCAACGATACTAACCTTCGTGATGCTTATATGACATATGATCGTAACCTCCTTGTAAACGACTCCAGGCAGAAAGAAACAAAGAAGTTTGGTGGGCCTGGCGCACGTGCTAAGTATCAGAAATCATACAGGTAA
- a CDS encoding L-threonylcarbamoyladenylate synthase — translation MSKQTKIFKINTTNFSEVIRECADIIQRGGTVAIPTETVYGLGANALDPVAVNKIFYAKGRPADNPLIVHVASVEQLDKLVLEIPPKALSLMEAFWPGPLTLILKRTETVPDITTGGLDTVAVRMPSDIVARELIRISGKPIAAPSANISGRPSPTTATHVLQDLEGKIDAIIDAGSTCIGVESTVIDVSGGKPAILRPGYVSAKKIEEIIGEVDIGYSDHMVDAPDIARSPGMKYTHYSPSATVMLLEGTQDLVSNKIREMYADFTFKGARVGLLITSTDLFSLTNDVVYLGGKDKPEEVARNLFMGLRALDEKGVNIILADGSFTREGVGAAVMNRLRKASEMIIQL, via the coding sequence ATGAGTAAACAGACAAAGATTTTCAAAATAAACACTACCAACTTCTCTGAAGTTATCAGGGAATGTGCTGATATAATACAAAGAGGTGGTACTGTTGCCATTCCTACAGAAACCGTATACGGACTTGGAGCCAATGCACTTGACCCTGTAGCCGTTAACAAGATCTTCTATGCAAAAGGTCGGCCTGCAGACAATCCACTTATTGTACATGTGGCATCTGTAGAACAATTAGATAAACTGGTTTTAGAAATTCCCCCAAAGGCCCTATCCCTCATGGAGGCTTTCTGGCCAGGCCCATTGACACTTATCCTTAAAAGAACTGAAACTGTACCCGATATCACTACCGGTGGACTAGATACCGTTGCTGTAAGGATGCCAAGTGATATTGTTGCACGAGAACTTATAAGAATATCTGGTAAACCCATTGCAGCACCGAGTGCAAATATTTCAGGCCGTCCAAGCCCTACGACTGCGACCCATGTGCTGCAAGATCTGGAAGGAAAAATAGATGCTATAATAGATGCAGGAAGCACATGCATAGGCGTCGAATCCACAGTTATCGATGTTAGCGGAGGGAAACCTGCCATATTAAGACCAGGCTATGTATCCGCAAAGAAAATAGAGGAGATCATAGGAGAAGTTGATATAGGGTACAGTGACCATATGGTAGATGCACCGGATATTGCAAGGTCACCAGGTATGAAATATACCCATTATTCTCCAAGTGCAACTGTTATGCTTCTGGAAGGAACTCAAGATCTTGTGTCAAATAAGATCCGTGAAATGTATGCCGATTTCACCTTCAAAGGAGCCAGAGTGGGTTTATTGATAACAAGTACTGATCTTTTTTCCTTGACAAACGATGTTGTATATCTTGGTGGCAAAGATAAACCTGAAGAAGTAGCTAGAAATCTGTTCATGGGATTACGTGCTTTGGATGAGAAAGGAGTAAACATCATACTTGCCGATGGTTCTTTTACGCGTGAAGGCGTAGGTGCAGCTGTAATGAACAGGCTTAGAAAAGCCTCAGAAATGATAATCCAGCTATAG
- a CDS encoding citrate/2-methylcitrate synthase → MKQVKKGLEGVVALDTQISFIDGVQGILKYRGIEIEKLADMSYDAVSYLLIYGRMPVAEELGEFSINLRKERNVNPHLLEMLKFCDFENESLDALRTAISVCAHFDEDSHDVSEQANIRKTIRLIARFPTMVAAFYRMANGLEVIAPDLSLAHGANFLYMLRGTHPTELEAEAMEKDFILSAEHELNPSTFALRITASTLSDMHSAIISGLCTLKGPLHGGARKGVMDMLDDISSTSNIGVYVQQHLEHKQRIMGFGHRVYKTYDPRARIYKDIAMRVAIEKGDSRWFDLAREIESAMYHEMVENKHKPIYPNVDFYSGVLYKDLEIPSYLATSIFAIGRISGWIAHCLEQYADNKVIRPRAHFV, encoded by the coding sequence ATGAAGCAAGTGAAAAAAGGCTTAGAGGGCGTTGTAGCTCTGGATACGCAAATTTCTTTTATCGATGGTGTGCAGGGTATACTCAAATACAGAGGTATAGAAATAGAAAAGCTTGCAGATATGTCCTACGATGCAGTTTCTTACCTCCTTATATATGGAAGGATGCCTGTTGCAGAAGAATTGGGGGAGTTTTCTATTAACCTGCGCAAAGAGCGAAACGTGAACCCGCATCTCCTGGAAATGTTAAAGTTTTGTGATTTTGAGAATGAATCCCTTGATGCCTTACGAACTGCCATTTCTGTATGTGCACATTTTGATGAAGATTCACATGATGTCTCAGAACAGGCCAACATTAGAAAGACCATAAGGCTCATTGCCAGATTCCCTACAATGGTAGCTGCTTTCTACAGGATGGCAAATGGCTTGGAAGTAATCGCTCCAGACCTATCTCTTGCCCATGGCGCGAATTTCCTCTATATGCTAAGAGGTACTCATCCTACTGAGTTGGAAGCAGAAGCAATGGAAAAGGACTTTATTCTCAGTGCAGAGCATGAACTTAACCCTTCGACATTCGCCTTAAGGATAACGGCTTCCACGCTTTCTGATATGCACTCTGCCATAATATCTGGTCTCTGTACTCTCAAAGGGCCTCTGCACGGTGGAGCAAGGAAAGGAGTGATGGATATGCTGGATGATATTAGCTCAACAAGCAACATTGGAGTATATGTTCAGCAGCATCTGGAACACAAGCAGAGAATAATGGGTTTTGGACACAGAGTTTATAAAACTTATGATCCCCGGGCCCGTATCTATAAGGATATTGCAATGAGAGTGGCCATTGAAAAAGGTGATAGTCGCTGGTTTGACCTTGCCCGGGAAATAGAGTCAGCAATGTACCATGAAATGGTCGAGAACAAACATAAGCCTATTTATCCAAATGTTGATTTTTACTCAGGGGTGCTGTACAAGGACTTGGAGATTCCTTCATATCTTGCAACTTCTATCTTTGCCATAGGAAGGATATCAGGATGGATAGCTCATTGTCTTGAGCAATATGCTGATAATAAGGTAATAAGGCCAAGGGCACATTTCGTTTAA
- a CDS encoding DUF2240 family protein, translating to MDEFLYVVAAPFKQHAASFISIRDFEFALSFGLKWMSPENASKVRDAALSLRLLEINENKLVPTFDIGIIEIPRGFRPSESIFHEKPLIEQIMAMIAACSGMDNRNVAALISRKQEKLGDMVDIEIAALVVAKEIGCDISKIYLKVMADMFPNMK from the coding sequence ATGGATGAGTTTCTATACGTTGTAGCAGCACCATTCAAACAACATGCTGCAAGTTTTATTTCAATAAGGGATTTTGAATTTGCCCTTTCTTTTGGTTTGAAATGGATGTCTCCAGAAAATGCTTCAAAGGTTAGGGATGCTGCCCTTAGCCTACGACTATTGGAGATTAATGAGAACAAGCTGGTTCCAACATTCGATATAGGAATAATAGAGATCCCTCGTGGTTTTCGCCCTTCGGAAAGCATATTTCATGAAAAGCCTTTGATAGAACAGATCATGGCAATGATAGCTGCCTGTTCTGGAATGGACAACAGAAATGTAGCTGCTCTGATAAGTCGTAAACAGGAAAAACTGGGGGATATGGTGGATATTGAAATTGCAGCACTTGTGGTGGCTAAGGAAATAGGATGTGACATAAGCAAGATCTACCTCAAAGTAATGGCAGACATGTTTCCAAATATGAAATGA
- the serA gene encoding phosphoglycerate dehydrogenase: MKILVSDPLSEEGLSMLQKHFDVDVITGLSESELAVKIANYDALVIRSGTQVTRKVIEATTNLKIIGRAGVGVDNVDVEAATEKGIIVTNAPEGNMLSAAEHTIAMMMSMARNIPQANASMKAGKWERKNFMGVEVNGKILGVIGLGRIGAEVAKRAQGLNMTIMGYDPYISQEKAHELGIKLATVREIAEAADFITVHTPLTKETRNILDAEEFNVMKKTARVINCARGGIINEEALADALKSGKITGAALDVYINEPPKDSPLLECDSLIMTPHLGASTEEAQINVAITIAEEVISVLNGGTAKNAINIPSVKPEVMRVLAPYINLAETMADVCAQLLGTSYEKVEISYNGEIAGKDTRPVTVAALKGMLQSAMGSSVNYVNAPAVAKSRKIEVRESKSETSEERASEIHIKLSSNSESVSVAGTMIGNETRIIGIDGERVDIIPSGYMIVAKHINRPNVIGPCCMVLGKNNINISGMQVGRAAIGGVTIMTLNVDSEVSPAILEEMRSIEGIINAKLVKL, from the coding sequence ATGAAGATATTAGTCAGTGATCCATTGTCCGAGGAAGGCTTATCAATGCTCCAGAAACATTTCGATGTAGATGTTATCACGGGCTTGTCAGAAAGTGAGCTAGCAGTTAAAATAGCAAACTACGACGCTCTGGTTATCCGCAGTGGAACACAGGTCACAAGAAAGGTTATTGAGGCTACCACAAATCTCAAGATCATAGGCCGTGCAGGGGTAGGCGTGGACAATGTGGATGTTGAAGCAGCTACTGAAAAAGGTATAATCGTTACTAATGCACCAGAAGGGAACATGCTTTCTGCTGCTGAACACACCATTGCTATGATGATGTCCATGGCAAGGAATATACCGCAGGCAAACGCTTCAATGAAAGCTGGAAAATGGGAACGTAAGAATTTCATGGGCGTTGAAGTCAATGGTAAGATCTTAGGAGTGATCGGCCTTGGGCGCATTGGAGCAGAGGTAGCTAAAAGAGCACAAGGGCTCAATATGACTATAATGGGATATGACCCATACATATCACAAGAGAAAGCACATGAACTTGGTATAAAGCTTGCTACAGTAAGAGAGATTGCAGAAGCTGCTGACTTTATCACAGTACATACTCCTCTTACCAAAGAGACAAGGAATATCCTTGATGCTGAGGAATTCAACGTCATGAAGAAAACTGCAAGAGTTATCAACTGTGCCCGTGGAGGTATTATCAATGAAGAAGCTCTTGCAGATGCACTTAAAAGTGGAAAGATCACAGGAGCAGCACTTGATGTATATATCAATGAACCTCCAAAGGATAGTCCCTTGCTAGAATGCGATAGCCTGATTATGACACCTCATCTGGGAGCTTCCACCGAAGAGGCACAGATCAATGTGGCTATTACCATAGCTGAAGAAGTAATTTCAGTTCTGAATGGTGGGACTGCAAAGAATGCGATTAATATACCTTCTGTAAAACCAGAGGTAATGAGAGTTCTTGCACCCTATATCAATCTTGCAGAGACCATGGCAGATGTATGTGCCCAGTTACTTGGAACCAGTTATGAGAAAGTAGAAATATCATATAATGGAGAAATCGCTGGAAAGGACACCAGGCCAGTTACAGTTGCCGCTTTGAAGGGAATGCTGCAGAGTGCAATGGGTTCAAGTGTGAACTATGTAAATGCTCCTGCTGTTGCAAAATCAAGAAAGATCGAAGTAAGAGAGAGCAAGTCCGAAACTTCCGAAGAAAGAGCTTCCGAAATCCACATCAAACTTAGCAGCAATAGTGAATCAGTGTCTGTTGCCGGGACCATGATAGGGAACGAAACTCGAATAATTGGAATTGATGGGGAACGCGTTGACATAATTCCATCTGGATATATGATAGTTGCCAAGCACATCAACAGGCCTAACGTAATAGGGCCATGCTGTATGGTACTTGGGAAGAACAACATTAACATATCTGGAATGCAGGTTGGTAGGGCAGCAATAGGAGGAGTTACAATTATGACTCTCAATGTTGATTCTGAAGTCTCACCGGCTATTCTGGAAGAAATGCGTAGCATTGAAGGAATAATTAACGCAAAACTTGTCAAGCTCTGA
- a CDS encoding RuBisCO large subunit C-terminal-like domain-containing protein: MLKEYIDIGYIPDENEFICEYHLEPASGIVFEDVCNHMAKESSIGNWTDISLLSPKIAERLKPHVFYIDKKKHTVKVSYSQDLFEFCSVTQILSAVAGNIFNSKMINKLKLNDITFPADPLSELWGPKYGVVGVRELLGVYDRPLLCATVTPKVGLDSATHAKVAYNCFIGGCDLVKDDENLTDQKFNRFEKRAELTFKAKDDAEESTGERKMYICNITAPTCEEMIRRANFISNIGGHYIMINALHTGWSTLQTLRDVTEELGLAIHANMIGYDAFTRMNEYCISTYLMTKLARLVGFDQLYIGDFDKTHDVKKELIALRDCFIMDKVREKEKMHILSQNWDGVKPMLPAASCKLDPTLVNEMMSIFGKDIIMQFDSTIYSHPMGTIAGAKACRQAINAMLAGTPLEEYGMTHAELQAALNNGA, encoded by the coding sequence ATGTTAAAAGAGTACATTGACATTGGATATATTCCTGATGAAAATGAGTTTATATGTGAATACCATCTAGAACCAGCTTCTGGAATTGTGTTTGAGGATGTATGTAATCACATGGCAAAGGAAAGTTCCATAGGCAATTGGACTGATATATCGCTATTGAGTCCAAAAATAGCAGAGAGACTTAAGCCCCATGTATTCTACATCGACAAGAAAAAGCATACTGTAAAAGTATCCTATTCACAAGACCTGTTTGAGTTTTGCTCAGTGACACAGATACTCAGTGCTGTTGCAGGTAACATATTCAATAGTAAAATGATTAATAAGCTCAAGTTGAATGATATTACCTTCCCAGCAGATCCGCTCAGCGAATTGTGGGGACCCAAGTATGGTGTAGTAGGAGTGAGAGAACTTCTCGGAGTTTATGATCGTCCATTATTATGTGCTACAGTAACCCCAAAGGTTGGACTTGATTCAGCGACACATGCTAAAGTAGCATATAATTGTTTTATAGGAGGATGTGATCTGGTGAAGGATGATGAGAATCTGACAGATCAGAAGTTCAACAGATTTGAAAAACGTGCTGAACTTACATTCAAAGCAAAGGACGATGCTGAAGAGAGCACAGGTGAGCGAAAGATGTACATATGCAATATCACTGCTCCCACTTGTGAAGAAATGATAAGGAGAGCAAATTTTATAAGCAATATAGGTGGCCATTACATAATGATCAATGCTCTTCACACGGGCTGGAGTACTCTTCAGACATTGCGAGATGTCACTGAAGAACTAGGACTTGCAATACATGCAAATATGATAGGATATGATGCCTTTACCCGAATGAATGAGTACTGTATCAGTACATATCTAATGACAAAGCTTGCACGTCTTGTAGGATTTGATCAGTTGTATATAGGAGATTTTGATAAAACTCACGATGTTAAAAAAGAGTTAATCGCTCTGCGCGATTGCTTCATCATGGATAAAGTAAGAGAAAAGGAAAAAATGCATATTCTTTCCCAAAATTGGGATGGGGTTAAGCCTATGTTACCTGCTGCTTCCTGTAAATTAGACCCCACACTAGTAAATGAAATGATGAGTATTTTCGGCAAAGATATTATAATGCAATTTGACAGTACTATATATTCACATCCAATGGGAACCATTGCTGGTGCAAAAGCTTGCAGGCAGGCTATTAATGCAATGCTCGCTGGTACACCCCTTGAAGAGTACGGAATGACCCATGCAGAATTACAAGCTGCCTTGAATAATGGCGCATAA
- the rpsB gene encoding 30S ribosomal protein S2 codes for MLDVSADAEKSTSLVPIDEYLAAGVHIGTQQKTENMMKFVYRVRTDGLYVLDIQSTDERIKMVANFLSKYEPSRILVVSARQYGQYPAMKFAKAIGTRAMVGRFIPGTLTNPTVEAFFEPDVIIVTDPAGDAQVIKEAVNIGIPVVALCDTNNMTSNVDMVIPTNNKGRKALSLIYWLLAREIAKSNGTHFNYQFEDFEAGI; via the coding sequence ATGCTAGATGTGAGTGCAGATGCAGAGAAATCTACATCACTCGTTCCTATAGACGAATATCTGGCAGCAGGTGTACATATTGGCACCCAGCAGAAAACAGAAAACATGATGAAGTTCGTGTATAGAGTAAGAACCGACGGACTTTATGTGTTGGACATCCAGTCTACAGACGAAAGAATTAAGATGGTAGCAAATTTCCTTTCCAAGTACGAACCATCAAGGATACTTGTAGTTTCTGCAAGACAGTATGGCCAATACCCGGCAATGAAGTTCGCAAAAGCTATTGGAACAAGGGCAATGGTGGGTCGTTTCATACCAGGTACCCTCACAAACCCAACCGTAGAAGCGTTCTTTGAGCCAGATGTGATTATAGTCACAGACCCTGCAGGAGACGCACAGGTAATTAAGGAAGCTGTTAATATTGGTATCCCAGTAGTTGCACTTTGTGATACAAACAATATGACTTCCAATGTAGACATGGTAATACCAACCAACAACAAAGGAAGAAAGGCTCTGTCACTCATCTACTGGTTGCTAGCAAGAGAAATTGCAAAGAGCAACGGTACACACTTTAATTACCAGTTTGAAGACTTCGAAGCCGGTATTTGA
- a CDS encoding DNA-directed RNA polymerase subunit K, with the protein MSTEHYTRYERARIIGARSLQISMGAPVLIDDSSTQSLYIAKKELELGVIPITVKRDYKFKVI; encoded by the coding sequence TTGAGCACAGAACATTATACTAGATATGAGCGAGCAAGGATTATTGGCGCTAGATCCCTGCAAATCTCTATGGGCGCACCCGTCCTGATAGATGATTCCAGTACTCAATCTCTGTATATAGCGAAGAAAGAATTAGAGCTTGGGGTTATCCCAATTACTGTTAAAAGGGACTATAAATTTAAGGTGATTTAA
- a CDS encoding CxxC-x17-CxxC domain-containing protein yields MDRRGSGSFQGNRGGSDRSGFNRENREMHNATCADCGKETQVPFAPDPDRPVYCRDCLPAHRPPKRY; encoded by the coding sequence ATGGACCGCAGAGGATCCGGATCATTCCAGGGAAACAGAGGCGGCAGTGACCGTAGTGGTTTCAACAGGGAAAACAGAGAAATGCACAATGCAACCTGCGCAGACTGTGGTAAGGAAACACAGGTACCTTTCGCACCTGACCCCGACAGACCAGTATATTGTAGGGACTGCCTACCAGCTCACAGGCCACCAAAGAGATACTAA
- a CDS encoding DUF2892 domain-containing protein produces MNLKEALTQENVGGYDLLLRALIGSVAIVVLALDLIEPGLWKWITALIAFIGLFTGMTRHCIPYLLIGFSTADRKK; encoded by the coding sequence ATGAACCTGAAAGAAGCATTGACCCAGGAGAACGTGGGTGGGTATGACCTACTATTAAGAGCTTTAATAGGTTCTGTAGCAATAGTTGTACTTGCTTTGGACCTGATAGAACCTGGATTATGGAAATGGATAACAGCCTTGATAGCATTCATAGGACTGTTTACCGGAATGACAAGACATTGCATACCTTATTTACTTATAGGATTCAGCACAGCTGACAGGAAAAAGTAG
- a CDS encoding 50S ribosomal protein L13, giving the protein MTIIDANGLILGRLASDVAKRLLAGEKIDIINAEKAVISGSKLDTIAEYRGKIETGSTEFGPHFPKRPDRILKRTIRGMVPYRRARGRDAMARLKVHVGIPLELKNEEIIQIAEANMKRLSSNKYMRLGDISTKIGGKF; this is encoded by the coding sequence ATGACAATAATCGATGCCAATGGGCTTATTCTGGGAAGGCTTGCAAGCGATGTGGCAAAGAGGCTGCTCGCTGGAGAAAAAATTGATATAATTAATGCTGAAAAGGCAGTGATTTCCGGTTCAAAGCTCGATACAATAGCAGAATATAGAGGAAAGATCGAGACTGGTTCTACTGAATTTGGACCACACTTCCCCAAAAGACCGGACCGTATACTGAAGAGGACAATCCGGGGAATGGTGCCATACAGGAGAGCAAGAGGACGCGATGCAATGGCACGCTTGAAAGTCCATGTTGGAATCCCGCTTGAACTAAAGAATGAGGAAATTATACAGATTGCCGAAGCAAATATGAAGAGGCTTAGTTCTAACAAGTACATGAGACTTGGAGATATAAGCACAAAGATAGGCGGCAAGTTCTAA
- the alaXM gene encoding alanyl-tRNA editing protein AlaXM translates to MEELYLEDCYIKEFDAIVESVIDEKYVILNMTAFYPEAGGQPCDTGFLHCEGKEYTVISVKKVDGKVSHEIGITGLKEGYSVKGVINWDRRYLLMRYHTACHILSAIIHSETGAKISGNQLAEDKTRVDFLLEEFDREQLKAYEAKVNYVIGKKIPVSIRIMSREEAFQIPSVVKLKDAFPPETLQIRVITIPEIDRQACGGTHVANTGEIPHIELFKAENKGKNNRRAYFRFKE, encoded by the coding sequence ATGGAAGAACTGTATCTTGAAGACTGTTATATTAAAGAGTTCGATGCAATAGTAGAGAGCGTCATTGATGAAAAATATGTGATCCTGAATATGACAGCTTTTTATCCTGAAGCCGGTGGGCAGCCTTGTGACACAGGGTTTCTGCACTGTGAAGGTAAAGAATATACTGTAATTAGCGTGAAGAAGGTGGATGGAAAAGTAAGCCATGAAATTGGAATTACCGGCTTAAAAGAAGGATATTCGGTAAAAGGAGTAATAAACTGGGATAGGAGATATTTGCTGATGCGCTATCATACGGCATGTCATATCCTAAGTGCCATTATACATAGCGAAACCGGTGCAAAGATCAGTGGGAATCAGTTAGCTGAGGATAAAACCCGAGTGGATTTTTTACTTGAGGAATTCGACAGGGAACAGTTGAAGGCTTACGAGGCAAAAGTTAATTACGTGATTGGTAAAAAAATTCCAGTAAGCATAAGAATAATGAGTCGTGAAGAGGCTTTTCAGATACCTTCAGTAGTAAAACTTAAGGATGCTTTTCCTCCAGAAACTTTACAGATTAGAGTGATCACCATTCCTGAAATAGACAGGCAGGCTTGCGGAGGGACACATGTTGCCAACACTGGAGAAATACCTCATATAGAGTTATTCAAAGCCGAAAATAAAGGAAAGAACAATAGAAGAGCATATTTCCGGTTCAAAGAATAA
- a CDS encoding MFS transporter, translating to MMAESKISIYPLLTVNFIGTFGLSLVLPFLIFLVERLGGNAVIYGLTASMYPVFQLVGGPLLGRWSDTYGRKKILLVSQVGTLISWIIFLAAMIIPVTKIIDVKSVSLGTFVLTVPLLFILIARAFDGITGGNVSVANAYLADITSDADRSSVYGKLSVSTNLGFIFGPALAGILSVTVYGEILPVIVAVLISFAGILMTIFLLPESSEHTLHVVPLIKSSEAEDSDKKKISLLVSNKPGFLEVMRMKGIFRLLVIYFLIFLSYNLFYTAFPVHAANNLKWNSASLGLYFSALSLLLVFVEGPMLSWVSKRYSDYSLLTFGSFMLTVNFVLLVYGTNFLTYISLVFFAFGNGFMWPSLMSILSKTAKKEFQGAVQGVSTSFTSLASIVGLVAGGFMFSFFDTGTFFIAASIILGVFLLSFKLDYSKKDDL from the coding sequence ATGATGGCGGAATCTAAGATTTCCATATACCCTCTGCTTACTGTTAATTTCATAGGTACCTTTGGTTTGAGCCTTGTTCTTCCGTTTCTGATATTTCTTGTGGAAAGATTGGGAGGCAATGCAGTAATTTATGGCCTGACAGCTTCTATGTATCCTGTTTTTCAGCTAGTAGGAGGACCATTGCTTGGCCGATGGTCTGATACATATGGTAGAAAAAAGATACTATTGGTGAGTCAGGTAGGCACTCTCATTTCCTGGATTATTTTTCTGGCTGCCATGATCATTCCAGTCACCAAAATCATCGATGTGAAGTCTGTTTCGTTAGGTACTTTTGTCCTCACAGTGCCTTTGCTTTTCATTTTAATAGCCCGAGCTTTTGATGGTATAACCGGAGGAAATGTATCTGTTGCTAATGCTTATCTTGCAGATATCACTAGTGATGCAGACAGAAGCAGTGTATATGGTAAACTTTCAGTTTCAACGAATCTGGGTTTTATCTTCGGTCCTGCACTTGCAGGCATATTAAGTGTGACAGTATACGGTGAAATCCTTCCTGTTATTGTTGCAGTCCTCATTTCATTTGCAGGAATTTTGATGACTATTTTTCTATTGCCCGAATCCAGTGAACATACTTTGCATGTAGTTCCCCTTATTAAGAGCAGTGAGGCAGAAGATTCTGATAAAAAAAAAATTAGCTTACTTGTTTCGAATAAACCAGGTTTTTTGGAAGTAATGAGGATGAAAGGTATTTTTCGCCTTTTAGTTATTTATTTCCTTATATTCTTGAGTTACAATCTTTTCTATACGGCTTTTCCGGTACACGCCGCAAACAACCTTAAATGGAATTCAGCTTCTCTTGGCTTATATTTTTCGGCATTAAGCCTTTTGCTTGTCTTTGTTGAGGGGCCTATGCTTTCATGGGTAAGCAAACGATATTCAGACTACTCACTTCTTACTTTTGGAAGCTTTATGCTAACTGTTAATTTTGTGTTGCTTGTTTACGGTACCAATTTTCTCACATATATCTCACTGGTTTTCTTTGCGTTTGGTAACGGATTTATGTGGCCTTCATTAATGTCCATACTCTCCAAAACAGCAAAAAAAGAATTTCAAGGAGCTGTACAAGGTGTTTCTACCAGTTTTACCAGTCTAGCCAGTATTGTAGGACTTGTAGCTGGAGGGTTCATGTTCTCCTTTTTCGATACAGGTACCTTTTTTATCGCAGCTTCGATTATATTAGGTGTTTTTCTGTTATCTTTCAAACTGGATTATTCCAAAAAAGACGATTTATAA
- a CDS encoding DNA-directed RNA polymerase subunit N has product MIPVRCFSCGKVIASSWDEYKRRTKDGEDPARVMDDLGITRYCCRRILLSHVELVDTLAPYQ; this is encoded by the coding sequence ATGATACCAGTCCGTTGTTTCAGTTGTGGAAAAGTAATTGCGAGCAGCTGGGATGAATACAAGAGGAGAACAAAAGACGGCGAAGATCCTGCCCGGGTCATGGATGACCTGGGAATTACACGTTACTGCTGCCGTCGTATACTCCTGTCCCACGTAGAGCTTGTAGATACACTGGCACCATATCAGTAA